In one window of Ptiloglossa arizonensis isolate GNS036 chromosome 5, iyPtiAriz1_principal, whole genome shotgun sequence DNA:
- the LOC143147183 gene encoding uncharacterized protein LOC143147183 isoform X2 — translation MCTPCNRTYYGREGRTYKLDLPRPTEERLPFLCHLTFTAAGQGYGELVQLLWDAFSVGRVDPNTDSFITSCSEGSLQLAELGRHFTGGSWCGVGEGTASYYSETSTVTASIRLFHAPSSVPFDFRLRYRFVARNEAVARLGKPELPIERGSPVPGTYCSRNFYECHLNHCRLQSPNYPGEYPRNASCSITIRQKEVPTCKHAMISVKSTPTGPAGITTTNSTLSVWQDCPPEKDRLIFHDGLRPEDPILLIYCEGPLPRITARGPEMQVEFRSSPIAIPLGASALRLELEIQVVYVDSDGLDYARGLQDCHFFVNGTSKRSGILRAPLHALPPNSTCTWNIQGSSGDRVWIYFSSYSQRDLTGSVENNASSRSDVLCAVKLIFWDGTPTTGFPMATLCDDTPKLCAHAALRNVTRSTRPCKEEESYITVAPSLTLRMETMLGTALHIVNFNAQYEFISTIQVGEPWGDGACSRVWRKVRNGEVTTPRDVRLFGRGGSSKLECRYRIEAGADERVRLTLHNVSLGESTICTSEPDPHTGRPRCVQEVGSREARLVLYEAPWRDVRLPRACLCDNTSHLPLTHISSSRALEITFLVDQQAPHEDFETLFFYASFELVRAPECPRKQRVRGEGGELRFVAPPLSRPDIYCEGLPWLVEARENRSLFVLTWGWFLPLEPLPVSEMNEQVKCPTTNRILLYSGWPPKLLKVVCPAEPGAREFTVHVFSEEWVVGADEGKWPGPPRPPALLLDFVARESGQAAASWLEISKSRVALRRQLRLPERGIENETLNHGDCPHKCPELSACIAASLWCDGRPHCPSGHDEANCGNGAKLLGLLPSEMWLVLAGVAGIIAAFACFFAVLISRSKTRTKGIHYKGTKKSNRPRRAPTEETLLGAAS, via the exons ATGTGTACTCCCTGTAATCGTACGTATTATGGTCGAGAAGGACGTACATATAAGTTGGATCTTCCAAGGCCTACTGAGGAACGTCTACCATTTCTCTGTCATTTAACATTCACCGCTGCTGGTCAGGGGTATGGAGAATTGGTACAACTCTTATGGGATGCATTTAGTGTAGGCAGAGTAGACCCAAATACTGACAGTTTCATTACAAGTTGCTCAGAAGGTTCATTGCAGTTAGCAGAATTAGGTAGACATTTTACTGGTGGTTCATGGTGTGGAGTTGGAGAAGGTACAGCTTCTTATTACAGTGAGACCAGTACTGTTACAGCATCCATACGACTATTTCATGCACCTTCCTCCGTACCATTTGACTTCCGTTTACGATATAGATTTGTAGCACGTAATGAAGCTGTTGCTAGATTAGGGAAACCAGAACTTCCAATTGAACGGGGCTCTCCAGTACCAGGCACATATTGCTCTAGAAACTTTTATGAGTGCCACTTAAATCACTGTAGATTACAAAGTCCAAATTATCCTGGAGAATATCCAAGAAATGCAAGCTGTTCGATTACTATAAGGCAGAAAGAGGTGCCCACGTGCAAACATGCCATGATTTCTGTGAAATCTACACCAACTGGTCCAGCTGGAATAACTACAACTAATAGTACTTTAAGTGTATGGCAAGATTGTCCTCCAGAAAAAGATCGTCTAATCTTCCATGATGGTCTTCGCCCAGAAGatccaattttattaatttactgTGAAGGGCCTTTGCCACGGATCACTGCCAGAGGTCCAGAAATGCAAGTGGAGTTTCGAAGTTCTCCAATAGCTATTCCTCTTGGTGCTTCTGCTTTACGACTTGAACTTGAGATTCAAGTAGTTTACGTTGATTCAGATGGACTTGATTATGCTAGAGGCCTTCAGGACTGCCATTTTTTTGTAAATGGTACTAGTAAAAGAAGTGGTATTTTACGAGCACCACTTCATGCACTGCCACCAAACTCTACCTGTACCTGGAATATTCAAGGATCTTCCGGAGACAGAGTAtggatttatttttcttcttattctcaGAGAGATTTAACAGGTAGTGTTGAAAATAATGCCAGCTCGCGGTCAGATGTACTCTGTgcagtgaaattaattttttgggATGGTACTCCTACTACTGGATTTCCAATGGCTACACTTTGTGACGATACTCCCAAGTTATGTGCTCACGCAGCTTTGAGAAATGTTACTAGAAGTACAAGACCAtgtaaagaagaagaaagttaCATTACAGTGGCACCATCTTTAACATTACGCATGGAAACAATGTTGGGTACTGCTCTTCATATAGTTAATTTTAAT GCACAATATGAATTTATCTCAACTATTCAAGTTGGCGAGCCTTGGGGAGATGGTGCCTGTAGCAGGGTCTGGCGTAAAGTTCGAAATGGTGAAGTCACAACACCACGTGATGTTCGTCTCTTTGGTAGAGGCGGATCCTCAAAGTTGGAATGCAGATATCGAATTGAGGCGGGTGCGGATGAAAGAGTGCGgctgacgttacacaatgttagTCTAGGCGAGTCAACCATTTGCACGAGTGAACCGGATCCTCATACCGGTCGACCACGTTGTGTTCAGGAAGTGGGTTCGAGAGAAGCTCGTTTAGTTTTGTACGAAGCGCCTTGGCGGGACGTAAGACTTCCGAGAGCTTGTTTATGTGATAATACATCGCATCTTCCATTGACGCACATTTCTTCGAGTAGAGCTCTGGAAATTACTTTCTTGGTTGATCAGCAAGCACCGCATGAAGATTTTGAAACACTTTTCTTTTATGCCAGTTTTGAGCTTGTTCGAGCACCTGAGTGTCCCAGGAAGCAAAGAGTACGCGGGGAAG GTGGTGAATTACGATTTGTTGCACCACCATTATCAAGACCAGACATTTATTGTGAAGGACTTCCCTGGTTGGTGGAGGCACGTGAAAATAGATCTTTATTTGTATTAACTTGGGGTTGGTTTCTTCCTCTGGAGCCATTGCCAGTATCAGAGATGAACGAACAAGTAAAATGCCCAACGACTAACAGAATCCTTCTGTATTCTGGTTGGCCACCAAAACTCTTGAAGGTTGTATGTCCTGCAGAGCCAGGGGCAAGGGAGTTCACTGTTCATGTTTTCTCAGAAGAATGGGTAGTAGGAGCTGACGAAGGTAAATGGCCAGGTCCACCACGACCACCGGCGCTTTTATTAGACTTTGTCGCAAGGGAATCTGGTCAAGCTGCAGCCTCCTGGCTTGAAATCTCGAAGAGcagagttgcattacgtagACAGTTACGTTTACCTGAAAGAGGAATCGAAAATGAAACATTGAACCATGGAGACTGTCCTCATAAATGTCCTGAATTGAGTGCTTGTATTGCCGCAAGTCTTTGGTGCGACGGAAGACCTCATTGTCCATCTGGACATGACGAGGCAAACTGCGGTAACGGTGCAAAGTTACTCGGGCTACTTCCTTCAGAGATGTGGCTTGTACTAGCAGGCGTTGCTGGAATTATTGCTGCCTTTGCGTGTTTTTTTGCTGTGCTTATTAGCAG GTCAAAAACGCGTACAAAGGGAATTCATTATAAAGGTACAAAGAAAAGCAATAGACCGAGACGAGCACCAACAGAAGAAACACTTCTTGGAGCAGCATCCTGA
- the LOC143147183 gene encoding uncharacterized protein LOC143147183 isoform X1 — METADDGGGYKQFRVTTLILSILLFGWTDCVAGGDCGLAELTCRDGHCVPIDAFCNGQNDCGDHSDEPPMCTPCNRTYYGREGRTYKLDLPRPTEERLPFLCHLTFTAAGQGYGELVQLLWDAFSVGRVDPNTDSFITSCSEGSLQLAELGRHFTGGSWCGVGEGTASYYSETSTVTASIRLFHAPSSVPFDFRLRYRFVARNEAVARLGKPELPIERGSPVPGTYCSRNFYECHLNHCRLQSPNYPGEYPRNASCSITIRQKEVPTCKHAMISVKSTPTGPAGITTTNSTLSVWQDCPPEKDRLIFHDGLRPEDPILLIYCEGPLPRITARGPEMQVEFRSSPIAIPLGASALRLELEIQVVYVDSDGLDYARGLQDCHFFVNGTSKRSGILRAPLHALPPNSTCTWNIQGSSGDRVWIYFSSYSQRDLTGSVENNASSRSDVLCAVKLIFWDGTPTTGFPMATLCDDTPKLCAHAALRNVTRSTRPCKEEESYITVAPSLTLRMETMLGTALHIVNFNAQYEFISTIQVGEPWGDGACSRVWRKVRNGEVTTPRDVRLFGRGGSSKLECRYRIEAGADERVRLTLHNVSLGESTICTSEPDPHTGRPRCVQEVGSREARLVLYEAPWRDVRLPRACLCDNTSHLPLTHISSSRALEITFLVDQQAPHEDFETLFFYASFELVRAPECPRKQRVRGEGGELRFVAPPLSRPDIYCEGLPWLVEARENRSLFVLTWGWFLPLEPLPVSEMNEQVKCPTTNRILLYSGWPPKLLKVVCPAEPGAREFTVHVFSEEWVVGADEGKWPGPPRPPALLLDFVARESGQAAASWLEISKSRVALRRQLRLPERGIENETLNHGDCPHKCPELSACIAASLWCDGRPHCPSGHDEANCGNGAKLLGLLPSEMWLVLAGVAGIIAAFACFFAVLISRSKTRTKGIHYKGTKKSNRPRRAPTEETLLGAAS; from the exons ATG GAGACAGCTGATGATGGAGGTGGTTATAAACAATTTCGAGTAACTACTCTGATTCTGTCAATATTATTGTTTGGATGGACGGACTGTGTGGCAGGTGGTGATTGCGGACTGGCCGAATTAACTTGTAGGGATGGGCATTGTGTACCAATAGATGCGTTTTGCAATGGACAAAATGATTGTGGAGATCATAGCGACGAGCCACCAATGTGTACTCCCTGTAATCGTACGTATTATGGTCGAGAAGGACGTACATATAAGTTGGATCTTCCAAGGCCTACTGAGGAACGTCTACCATTTCTCTGTCATTTAACATTCACCGCTGCTGGTCAGGGGTATGGAGAATTGGTACAACTCTTATGGGATGCATTTAGTGTAGGCAGAGTAGACCCAAATACTGACAGTTTCATTACAAGTTGCTCAGAAGGTTCATTGCAGTTAGCAGAATTAGGTAGACATTTTACTGGTGGTTCATGGTGTGGAGTTGGAGAAGGTACAGCTTCTTATTACAGTGAGACCAGTACTGTTACAGCATCCATACGACTATTTCATGCACCTTCCTCCGTACCATTTGACTTCCGTTTACGATATAGATTTGTAGCACGTAATGAAGCTGTTGCTAGATTAGGGAAACCAGAACTTCCAATTGAACGGGGCTCTCCAGTACCAGGCACATATTGCTCTAGAAACTTTTATGAGTGCCACTTAAATCACTGTAGATTACAAAGTCCAAATTATCCTGGAGAATATCCAAGAAATGCAAGCTGTTCGATTACTATAAGGCAGAAAGAGGTGCCCACGTGCAAACATGCCATGATTTCTGTGAAATCTACACCAACTGGTCCAGCTGGAATAACTACAACTAATAGTACTTTAAGTGTATGGCAAGATTGTCCTCCAGAAAAAGATCGTCTAATCTTCCATGATGGTCTTCGCCCAGAAGatccaattttattaatttactgTGAAGGGCCTTTGCCACGGATCACTGCCAGAGGTCCAGAAATGCAAGTGGAGTTTCGAAGTTCTCCAATAGCTATTCCTCTTGGTGCTTCTGCTTTACGACTTGAACTTGAGATTCAAGTAGTTTACGTTGATTCAGATGGACTTGATTATGCTAGAGGCCTTCAGGACTGCCATTTTTTTGTAAATGGTACTAGTAAAAGAAGTGGTATTTTACGAGCACCACTTCATGCACTGCCACCAAACTCTACCTGTACCTGGAATATTCAAGGATCTTCCGGAGACAGAGTAtggatttatttttcttcttattctcaGAGAGATTTAACAGGTAGTGTTGAAAATAATGCCAGCTCGCGGTCAGATGTACTCTGTgcagtgaaattaattttttgggATGGTACTCCTACTACTGGATTTCCAATGGCTACACTTTGTGACGATACTCCCAAGTTATGTGCTCACGCAGCTTTGAGAAATGTTACTAGAAGTACAAGACCAtgtaaagaagaagaaagttaCATTACAGTGGCACCATCTTTAACATTACGCATGGAAACAATGTTGGGTACTGCTCTTCATATAGTTAATTTTAAT GCACAATATGAATTTATCTCAACTATTCAAGTTGGCGAGCCTTGGGGAGATGGTGCCTGTAGCAGGGTCTGGCGTAAAGTTCGAAATGGTGAAGTCACAACACCACGTGATGTTCGTCTCTTTGGTAGAGGCGGATCCTCAAAGTTGGAATGCAGATATCGAATTGAGGCGGGTGCGGATGAAAGAGTGCGgctgacgttacacaatgttagTCTAGGCGAGTCAACCATTTGCACGAGTGAACCGGATCCTCATACCGGTCGACCACGTTGTGTTCAGGAAGTGGGTTCGAGAGAAGCTCGTTTAGTTTTGTACGAAGCGCCTTGGCGGGACGTAAGACTTCCGAGAGCTTGTTTATGTGATAATACATCGCATCTTCCATTGACGCACATTTCTTCGAGTAGAGCTCTGGAAATTACTTTCTTGGTTGATCAGCAAGCACCGCATGAAGATTTTGAAACACTTTTCTTTTATGCCAGTTTTGAGCTTGTTCGAGCACCTGAGTGTCCCAGGAAGCAAAGAGTACGCGGGGAAG GTGGTGAATTACGATTTGTTGCACCACCATTATCAAGACCAGACATTTATTGTGAAGGACTTCCCTGGTTGGTGGAGGCACGTGAAAATAGATCTTTATTTGTATTAACTTGGGGTTGGTTTCTTCCTCTGGAGCCATTGCCAGTATCAGAGATGAACGAACAAGTAAAATGCCCAACGACTAACAGAATCCTTCTGTATTCTGGTTGGCCACCAAAACTCTTGAAGGTTGTATGTCCTGCAGAGCCAGGGGCAAGGGAGTTCACTGTTCATGTTTTCTCAGAAGAATGGGTAGTAGGAGCTGACGAAGGTAAATGGCCAGGTCCACCACGACCACCGGCGCTTTTATTAGACTTTGTCGCAAGGGAATCTGGTCAAGCTGCAGCCTCCTGGCTTGAAATCTCGAAGAGcagagttgcattacgtagACAGTTACGTTTACCTGAAAGAGGAATCGAAAATGAAACATTGAACCATGGAGACTGTCCTCATAAATGTCCTGAATTGAGTGCTTGTATTGCCGCAAGTCTTTGGTGCGACGGAAGACCTCATTGTCCATCTGGACATGACGAGGCAAACTGCGGTAACGGTGCAAAGTTACTCGGGCTACTTCCTTCAGAGATGTGGCTTGTACTAGCAGGCGTTGCTGGAATTATTGCTGCCTTTGCGTGTTTTTTTGCTGTGCTTATTAGCAG GTCAAAAACGCGTACAAAGGGAATTCATTATAAAGGTACAAAGAAAAGCAATAGACCGAGACGAGCACCAACAGAAGAAACACTTCTTGGAGCAGCATCCTGA